Proteins co-encoded in one Methylomonas albis genomic window:
- a CDS encoding ExeM/NucH family extracellular endonuclease: protein MIAKNMRSFPLLAAVSTLGFFGNAQAATPVFINEIHYDNSGTDSGEAIEIAGPAGTNLSGWSLVLYNGNGGASYNTKALSGVIADQSGTGFGTLSFSYPTDGIQNGAPDGMALVNGSTVVQFLSYEGSFTAVGGPAAGKVGVDIGVSESSVPVGQSLQLKGTGSSYEDFTWAAASANTFGSSNTGQTFGGSTPPPPTSQCGQPATLISAIQGSAGVSPLNGSVQHVEAVVSADFQDSSNLSGFFVQQGSDSDNNPATSEGLFVVSNIPVNAGDKVHIIGTVAEPFGMTRLESISSVEVCSSSNALPAAAEVSLPFDSAGNDPERWEGMLVQLPQTLSVTENYNLARYGEFLLSSGGRLLTPTQVAAPGQAANDVAAQNLLNQLLVDDGSNTQNPDPVIYPQPTGLSATTPLRSGDAVVGATGVLAYDFGVYRLQPTQPLTFVAANARGPVPALSALGSLKIASFNVLNYFNGNGVGGGFPTARGANTLAEFNRQRDKIIPAIHALNADVVGLMEIENDGYGSTSAIADLVNGLNQLAGAGTYAFINPGLSKVGSDEIAVGILYKPAKVSVVGNVAILDSSINPQFIDTKNRPTLAQTFLDKASNKLLTVAVNHLKSKGSDCVDVNDPDTGDGQGNCNQTRTAAAQALASWLAGDPTHNGASNALIIGDLNSYAQEDPISTLKNAGYQNLLETFVGNQVAYSYVFDGAAGYLDHGLANTSLAPQVKAAGEWHINADEPRALDYNTEFKTAGQISSFYAADAYRSSDHDPLLIKLFVPGDLDNDGDVDASDANLIKAQVGKCSGKVGFNREADYDATGCVTYADYRIWYGYYNSYTASASAQ from the coding sequence CAGTGAGCACCCTCGGTTTCTTCGGTAACGCCCAGGCTGCCACGCCGGTTTTCATCAACGAAATTCATTACGACAACAGCGGCACCGATTCCGGCGAAGCCATCGAAATTGCCGGACCGGCCGGCACCAACCTCAGCGGTTGGTCGCTGGTGCTGTATAACGGCAACGGCGGCGCCAGCTATAACACGAAAGCGCTGAGCGGTGTGATTGCTGATCAATCCGGCACTGGCTTCGGTACGCTGAGCTTCAGCTATCCAACCGACGGCATCCAGAACGGTGCGCCGGATGGCATGGCCTTAGTCAACGGCAGCACCGTTGTGCAATTTTTAAGCTACGAAGGCAGCTTTACTGCTGTCGGCGGCCCCGCCGCCGGTAAAGTGGGGGTAGACATTGGTGTCAGCGAATCCAGTGTTCCCGTAGGCCAGTCGCTGCAATTGAAAGGCACCGGCAGCAGCTATGAAGATTTTACATGGGCTGCGGCATCGGCCAATACGTTCGGCTCAAGCAATACCGGGCAAACTTTCGGCGGCAGCACGCCGCCTCCGCCCACCTCGCAATGCGGCCAACCCGCCACGTTAATCAGCGCCATCCAGGGTAGCGCCGGCGTCAGTCCACTAAATGGCAGCGTACAACACGTCGAAGCCGTGGTCAGCGCCGACTTCCAAGACAGCAGCAATCTGAGCGGCTTTTTCGTCCAACAAGGCAGCGATTCTGATAATAACCCGGCTACATCTGAAGGTCTGTTCGTGGTTTCCAACATCCCGGTCAATGCCGGCGATAAGGTGCATATCATAGGTACCGTTGCCGAACCTTTCGGCATGACCCGCCTGGAAAGTATCAGTTCGGTTGAAGTCTGCTCCAGCAGCAACGCCTTGCCGGCGGCGGCGGAAGTCAGCCTGCCCTTCGATAGCGCCGGCAATGATCCGGAACGTTGGGAAGGCATGCTGGTGCAGTTGCCGCAGACCCTGTCGGTCACCGAGAATTACAACCTGGCCCGTTACGGCGAATTCCTGCTGTCTTCCGGCGGCCGGCTATTGACACCCACCCAAGTCGCCGCGCCCGGCCAGGCCGCCAACGATGTGGCCGCGCAAAACCTGCTAAACCAATTGCTGGTGGACGACGGCTCCAATACCCAAAATCCGGACCCGGTGATTTATCCGCAACCGACCGGCCTGAGCGCCACCACGCCATTACGTAGCGGCGATGCGGTGGTGGGAGCTACCGGCGTGCTGGCTTACGATTTTGGCGTCTACCGCCTGCAACCGACCCAACCTCTGACCTTTGTTGCCGCCAACGCGCGCGGCCCGGTTCCGGCCCTGTCCGCCTTAGGTTCGTTGAAAATCGCCAGCTTCAACGTATTAAATTACTTTAATGGTAACGGCGTCGGCGGCGGTTTCCCGACTGCGCGCGGCGCCAATACGCTAGCCGAATTCAACCGCCAGCGCGACAAAATCATTCCTGCCATCCACGCCTTGAACGCCGATGTGGTGGGCTTGATGGAAATCGAAAACGACGGTTACGGCAGTACCAGCGCCATTGCCGATCTGGTCAACGGCCTGAATCAACTGGCCGGCGCCGGCACTTACGCTTTCATCAATCCTGGTTTAAGCAAAGTCGGTAGCGACGAAATCGCGGTCGGCATCCTTTATAAGCCGGCGAAAGTGTCGGTGGTCGGCAATGTGGCGATTCTGGATTCCTCGATCAATCCGCAGTTTATCGACACCAAAAACCGCCCCACCCTCGCCCAAACCTTCCTGGACAAAGCCTCCAACAAATTGCTGACGGTAGCGGTTAACCATCTGAAATCCAAAGGCTCGGACTGCGTTGATGTCAACGACCCCGACACCGGCGACGGCCAAGGCAATTGCAACCAAACCCGCACGGCTGCCGCCCAAGCCTTGGCTAGCTGGCTGGCCGGCGATCCTACCCACAACGGTGCCAGCAATGCGCTGATCATAGGCGACCTGAACAGCTATGCCCAGGAAGATCCGATTAGCACCCTGAAAAACGCCGGCTATCAAAACCTGCTGGAGACTTTCGTCGGCAATCAGGTGGCTTACAGCTATGTGTTCGACGGCGCGGCCGGTTATCTGGATCACGGCCTAGCCAACACCAGCCTAGCACCGCAAGTCAAAGCCGCCGGCGAATGGCACATCAACGCCGACGAACCGCGCGCGCTGGATTACAACACCGAGTTTAAAACCGCCGGCCAAATCAGCAGTTTTTACGCGGCGGACGCTTATCGTTCATCCGACCACGATCCGCTGTTGATCAAATTGTTCGTACCGGGGGATCTGGATAACGACGGCGATGTGGATGCCAGCGACGCCAATCTAATCAAGGCGCAAGTCGGTAAATGCAGCGGCAAAGTTGGTTTTAACCGGGAAGCGGATTATGACGCGACTGGTTGTGTGACTTACGCCGATTATCGGATCTGGTACGGCTATTACAACAGCTATACCGCTTCAGCTAGCGCTCAATAA
- a CDS encoding PEP-CTERM sorting domain-containing protein (PEP-CTERM proteins occur, often in large numbers, in the proteomes of bacteria that also encode an exosortase, a predicted intramembrane cysteine proteinase. The presence of a PEP-CTERM domain at a protein's C-terminus predicts cleavage within the sorting domain, followed by covalent anchoring to some some component of the (usually Gram-negative) cell surface. Many PEP-CTERM proteins exhibit an unusual sequence composition that includes large numbers of potential glycosylation sites. Expression of one such protein has been shown restore the ability of a bacterium to form floc, a type of biofilm.): MKNLICAIALCSVSLLLTATNCRAATISFSLETTTNNIHVGDVFDIDVVAHDLFTGDNTDELLAFGLNATSSIAGLLEFQGSSINPLFSDDSLLVNLHAAGSAFPGIASDPSTAQSFNLATLHFKALAAGQVSLAIAADLSDFNQGLIFLNQGPMGINASRGFDITAVPVPATLWLFVSGVVVSFGGMRRKRG, encoded by the coding sequence ATGAAAAACTTGATTTGTGCTATAGCGTTATGCAGCGTCAGCTTGCTGTTGACTGCCACCAATTGCCGGGCAGCGACCATCTCCTTCAGCCTGGAAACGACCACCAATAATATCCACGTTGGCGATGTTTTCGATATCGATGTGGTCGCGCACGATCTGTTCACGGGCGACAACACCGATGAGTTATTGGCTTTTGGCTTAAATGCCACCAGCTCGATTGCCGGCCTATTGGAATTTCAGGGCAGTTCCATCAATCCACTATTTTCCGACGATAGCTTGTTGGTTAATCTGCATGCGGCCGGCTCGGCGTTTCCCGGCATAGCCAGCGATCCATCGACAGCGCAGTCATTCAATCTGGCGACGTTGCATTTTAAAGCCCTGGCTGCCGGCCAGGTTTCGCTGGCTATCGCTGCCGATTTGTCCGACTTCAATCAAGGTTTGATATTTTTGAACCAAGGCCCGATGGGGATTAATGCCAGTCGTGGGTTTGATATTACCGCCGTGCCGGTGCCGGCCACTTTATGGTTGTTTGTTAGTGGGGTGGTGGTGAGTTTTGGGGGGATGCGGCGGAAGCGCGGCTAA
- a CDS encoding IS110 family RNA-guided transposase — MTNRPLNTTAESVHRLFAGVDVGADELVLVIRKNGKPFDPQKYANTRSDRTRLVNKLIKLPGIKVCLEATGIYHFDLAIALHDTGIPVMVVNPKASHNFAKVLMKNSKTDAVDANTLAEYVERMNFVAWTRPSNQSLALRYYARRIDALTGQKAAAKNHLHALSATEETPKALLRDAKLAISQLEKRINTLASEALALIDKHPELQRIFELLTGIKGIAQTSAIALMGELLLLPPNLSHREWGKFAGLDPKAFESGKSIHKKMRLSKAGNRHIRSALYMPALSAKQHDPHVRAYFQHLIDNGKKPLQAVCAVMRKLLHAIHGMLKHDQPFDNTRFYAIPESIIAE, encoded by the coding sequence ATGACGAACCGCCCGCTCAACACTACCGCTGAATCTGTCCATCGCCTGTTTGCCGGCGTGGATGTGGGAGCCGATGAATTGGTGTTGGTGATCCGCAAGAACGGCAAGCCGTTCGATCCGCAAAAATATGCCAATACCCGTAGCGACCGTACCCGGTTGGTCAATAAGCTGATCAAATTACCCGGCATCAAGGTGTGCCTGGAAGCCACCGGCATTTACCATTTCGATCTGGCGATTGCGCTGCATGACACCGGTATTCCTGTGATGGTGGTCAATCCCAAGGCCTCGCATAACTTCGCCAAGGTATTGATGAAAAACAGTAAAACCGATGCTGTCGATGCCAATACCCTGGCTGAATATGTCGAGCGCATGAATTTCGTCGCCTGGACTCGTCCGTCAAATCAAAGCCTAGCCTTGCGCTATTATGCTCGTCGCATCGATGCGTTGACCGGTCAAAAGGCCGCCGCGAAAAATCATCTGCATGCGCTGAGTGCGACAGAGGAAACTCCGAAGGCCTTGCTGCGCGATGCCAAGCTGGCGATTAGTCAACTGGAAAAGCGCATCAATACCCTGGCTAGCGAGGCGCTAGCGTTGATCGACAAGCATCCGGAACTTCAGCGCATATTCGAACTGTTGACCGGCATCAAAGGCATTGCCCAAACCAGCGCCATTGCCTTGATGGGCGAACTGCTGTTATTGCCGCCCAATCTGTCGCACCGTGAATGGGGCAAGTTTGCCGGACTCGATCCCAAGGCCTTTGAATCCGGCAAAAGCATACACAAGAAAATGCGGCTGTCCAAAGCCGGTAACCGGCATATTCGCTCCGCGTTGTATATGCCGGCCTTGAGTGCTAAACAGCATGATCCACATGTGCGAGCTTATTTCCAGCATCTGATCGACAACGGCAAGAAACCGTTACAAGCTGTCTGCGCTGTCATGCGTAAATTGTTGCATGCGATCCATGGCATGTTGAAGCACGACCAGCCGTTCGATAACACACGGTTTTATGCCATCCCTGAATCGATCATCGCTGAGTAA
- a CDS encoding retron St85 family RNA-directed DNA polymerase, with protein sequence MILQFLSNLLNLEKREIIKFIASSPYRYKVYSIPKRKKGEFRLISQPSSQLKFIQKATLDHFFSDLPVHSSAMAYIKGKGIKDNALMHAGNAFMLKMDFQDYFPSIKPEDFVNHIKSSSQLRFSEEDEFVVCRLFFWSPVRGKPLVMSIGAPSSPFISNTVMYPFDEKVDSYCKNNGVIYSRYADDLVFSTCSPQILSLVPKFIEETIRLLSYPKLKINREKTVFSSKKHNRHITGLTITNESTVSIGRARKRYVSSLVHRYTLSQLDNAQIVYLKGYLAFCSDVEITFVKRLEKKYGESVISELLKNTGG encoded by the coding sequence ATGATTTTACAATTTCTGTCAAATTTGCTTAATTTAGAAAAAAGAGAAATTATAAAATTTATAGCTTCTTCACCTTATCGGTATAAAGTTTATTCTATACCCAAACGGAAAAAAGGGGAGTTTAGACTGATTTCTCAGCCGTCCTCGCAGTTAAAATTTATTCAAAAAGCGACTTTGGATCATTTCTTCTCTGATCTTCCTGTACATAGCAGTGCAATGGCTTATATAAAAGGCAAAGGGATTAAAGACAATGCTTTAATGCACGCGGGAAATGCTTTTATGCTGAAAATGGACTTTCAAGATTATTTTCCATCAATTAAGCCAGAAGACTTTGTTAATCATATAAAAAGCTCATCCCAATTGAGGTTTTCGGAAGAGGATGAGTTTGTTGTTTGTAGACTCTTTTTTTGGTCGCCAGTTAGGGGTAAGCCGTTAGTAATGAGTATCGGAGCTCCTAGCTCTCCATTTATCTCGAATACTGTTATGTATCCATTTGATGAGAAAGTTGATTCATACTGTAAAAATAATGGGGTAATTTATTCACGTTACGCAGATGATTTGGTTTTTTCGACGTGCTCACCACAAATATTGTCCTTAGTGCCTAAATTTATTGAGGAAACTATAAGATTATTGTCGTATCCAAAGTTAAAGATAAACCGAGAAAAAACAGTTTTTTCCTCAAAAAAGCATAATAGACATATAACCGGCCTAACAATAACAAATGAATCTACCGTATCAATTGGTCGAGCAAGAAAGAGATATGTAAGTAGTCTTGTTCATAGATATACTCTTTCCCAGTTGGATAATGCACAGATAGTTTATTTAAAAGGATATTTGGCGTTTTGTTCTGACGTGGAAATCACATTTGTAAAACGATTGGAGAAAAAATACGGGGAAAGTGTTATTTCCGAATTGCTTAAAAATACTGGCGGATAA